The Alteribacter populi genomic sequence AGCAAGTCCTCCAGCTCCGTGAATCGTATCAATGGCTTCATAAGGTGTAAGTTCTTCTTCCTTCTTCACGTAACACGGCTTCCCTTCGCCAACATATCGATCAAAAGCCTCTTTCACGGTCTTCGCGTATCCTTTTTCTACTAACGCTTTGGCCAAATGTGGTCGTGAGTAAGTATGACCTGTTACATAACGTAAAACATCAGACCAACGAACATCAAGCCCTTCCACCTTACACTTTTTAAGCATCTCATCCATTCGGCTTTTTCGCATGCTTCGATAAAAAGCGATCGTCTTTTGAAATTCTTCGTCTTCAGGATTAATCCCGTAACCTAAAATGTCGACACTTTTTCCTTGGACCCGTGTACTAAGTTCGATGCCTAGGATGAAGGTGACCCCTAATTTCTCGGCTTCTTTCGCCGCTGCTTCAACGCCGCCCGTTGTGTCGTGATCGGTTAGCGCTACAATGGAAAGTCCTCCATCAGCACAACGTTTCATTAACTCAGACGGGTCACAACCGCCGTCTGAGTAGGTGGAATGCATATGCAAGTCTGCTTTCATTTCTGCCATATTAACACCTCAATGTGAAGTCATGTCTAAAAACAATCATGAGTGGCTGCTCTTCCAATGAGCAGCCTCTTAAAGGTTACTGCCACCATTTATCAAACAGTGTAACCGGCAGCTGTCGTTTATGTTCCGTTTGCTGGTATCGTTTCTCCAGGTTCCCTTTTGCTTCTTTACTGATGTCTTTACCTTCCAAGTAATCATCTATTTGATTATAAGTAATTCCCAATGCTTCTTCATCAGGAAGCATTGGCTGACCATCCTCTAAATCAGCAGTTGGTACTTTTGTATAAAGCTGTTCTGGAGCCCTGAGTTCCTTTAACAATGCCTTTCCTTGCCGCTTATTTAATCCAAACAGTGGGGCAACGTCACAAGCACCATCACCAAACTTTGTATAAAACCCCGTGACAGCTTCGGCAGCATGATCCGTTCCAACCACTAAACAACGATAATGTGCAGCGAGATCATATTGTACTTTCATTCGTTCCCTTGCTTTTGTATTGCCTTTGACAAAGTCACTCATTGTCTCCCCTGTAGCCACAGTAAATTGTTCAGCTGAAGCGTCTACTGCTGGCTTAATATTAATCGTTACTCGGTTGTATGGGTTAATAAAATCAAGCGCCTTCTGAGCATCAGCTTCATCCATTTGTGTACCGTGAGGAAGACGGACAGCATAAAAAGTATAACGATCCGTCCTTTCCTCTTTATTCAATTCTTCCATTGCCAGTTGCGTGATTTTTCCTGCTAGAGTTGAATCCTGGCCACCGCTGATACCTAGCACATAGCCGCTCGTTCCTGTTTTTTTTACGTAAGCTTTTAATAAGTCGATACGTTTCTTTATTTCTTCCTGCAGATTTATCTTCGCTTTTACTTTGAGCTCTGAAATAATCTCATCTTGTAATGTGATCATGGGTTTACCCCTCCAATAAAATTAATGAAATCTGTAGTATTGATCCTCAAGCCCTTCCTGAATGAGGATTTCCTTAGCGTTTTCACCTAGTAAATCAAAGTGAGGGAAGTCCTCGCGGTAATGAATCCATTCCCTCTTAAGTCCGTACTGCTTCCCCCAGCTAACGAGTTTTTCAACATCTGCACAGCCTGCTTTCGTGACCGTCTTATATTGCGGAAAGCGTGGATCATACCAATAATGGGTAAGAAAAGCGATCTCCCCGCGTTGAGCTTTTTCTTTAAAAGCTACTAATTCTGTTTTTGTTATCCCAAAGGCCATAACAATCCCCTTTCACTTACTACCTTATTTTATCATTCTCTTGCTGGAATAAATCAATCATAAAGGAGAGGATTGTTAGAAAACCTGCCTTTGTTTTTTTGATTTTATTAATTAGGCTCTGTTAAAGCCCATTCTTTCACTTTCGGTGG encodes the following:
- the nadE gene encoding ammonia-dependent NAD(+) synthetase, with product MITLQDEIISELKVKAKINLQEEIKKRIDLLKAYVKKTGTSGYVLGISGGQDSTLAGKITQLAMEELNKEERTDRYTFYAVRLPHGTQMDEADAQKALDFINPYNRVTINIKPAVDASAEQFTVATGETMSDFVKGNTKARERMKVQYDLAAHYRCLVVGTDHAAEAVTGFYTKFGDGACDVAPLFGLNKRQGKALLKELRAPEQLYTKVPTADLEDGQPMLPDEEALGITYNQIDDYLEGKDISKEAKGNLEKRYQQTEHKRQLPVTLFDKWWQ
- a CDS encoding PHP domain-containing protein, with product MAEMKADLHMHSTYSDGGCDPSELMKRCADGGLSIVALTDHDTTGGVEAAAKEAEKLGVTFILGIELSTRVQGKSVDILGYGINPEDEEFQKTIAFYRSMRKSRMDEMLKKCKVEGLDVRWSDVLRYVTGHTYSRPHLAKALVEKGYAKTVKEAFDRYVGEGKPCYVKKEEELTPYEAIDTIHGAGGLAVVAHPIFYRLDDEIKNWVIHGGLDGIEVYHRDHDTDAVDRFKALAKSIENETGTSLLKTGGSDFHHESFGRAGEELGVTNLPYHEAELLLEELQKVR